The following is a genomic window from Armatimonadota bacterium.
GGCCGATGCCGGCGACGACGTTGTCCGCGCCTACGCCGCCGCAGCGGAGCAAGCCGGCATCGTCATCGCCGAGGTCGGGGCGTGGAGCAATCCAATCAGCAGGGACGACGAAACGCGCCGCGCCGCCCTCGAACACTGCCGCAACCAGCTCGCGCTCGCCGACCGTATCGGCGCGCGCTGCTGCGTCAACATCGGCGGCTCGCGCGGCGAGAAATGGGACGGCCCGCACGCCGACGACATGACCGACGACACCTTCGACCTCATCGTCGAGACCACGCGCAGCATCATTGACGCGGTGCGCCCCACGCGCACGTTCTACACGCTCGAAACCATGCCGTGGATGTACCCGGACTCGGCGGATTGCTATGTCCGGCTCATCGAAGCGATCGACCGCAAGCAGTTCGCGGTGCACCTCGACCCGACGAATCTCATCTCCAGCCCGCGGCGCTATTTCAACAACGGCGCGATCATCCGCGAGTGCATCGCGAAGCTCGGCGCACACATTCGCTCCTGCCACGCCAAGGACATCATCATGAGCGACAGCTTCATGGTGCACCTCGACGAGACGCGCCCGGGGCTGGGGATTCTGGACTACCGCGTGTACCTCGCCGAACTCGCCCAGCTCGATCCCGACACGCCGCTGATGATCGAACACCTCGCGACCGCCGAGGAGTACACGCTCGCCGCCGAATACATTCGCTCCGTCGCTGACGAGATCGGGGTAAGCTTCCGATGACGGCGCCTGCCGACTACGGCATCGCCTTCACCGCGCGCGAATGGGCGGAGCTGCTGCCCATCGAGCGCGACGCGGCGCCGCTCGGCCCGCGCGACGTCGCGGGCAGGACCCTCGTCACGCTCATCAGTACCGGCACGGAACTCGCCATTTACCAGGGCGAGCATTTTCCACAGCGCCCCGGCTACGCCGCCGTCTTCGAGGTCGAAGCCGTCGGCGCCGAAGTCGCGGACCTCGCGCCCGGCGACCGCGTGTTCTGCATGGGCCCGCATCAAACGTTCCAGCGCGCGGCGCGCGCGGAGGTGATCCCTGTGCCCGCGGGCATGGCGCCGGACGTCGCGCTGTTCGCCCGCATGGTCGGCGTCACCATGAGCACGCTGACGACGACGACCGCGCGGCCGCCGGAGCAGGTTCTCGTCCTCGGGCTCGGGCTGGTTGGCTTCCTTGCGGCGCAGCTCTTCGCGGCGTGCGGCTACGAGGTGATCGCCTGCGATCCGCTCGCCGAGCGGCGTGACCTCGCCCGGCAGGCCGGCGTCGAACGCGCGATCCCGGACGTGCCGGTTGACGATCCGGCGATCGCGCGCAAGGTCGGCCTCGCCCTCGACTGCTCGGGGCACGAGCAGGCGGTGCTCGACGCCTGCCGGGTCGTGCGCAAGCGCGGCGAAGTTGTCCTCGTCGCGACGCCGTGGCGCCAGCGCAGCGATCTCGACGCGCATCAGATCCTGCGCGCGGTGTTTCATAACTACGTCGTCATGCGCAGCGGGTGGGAGTGGGAGCTGCCCCGGCAACCGACCGACTTCATGACCAACAGCATCTACGGCAGCTTCGCGGCGGCCATGCGGTGGCTCGCCGAGGGCCGCATCCGCGTCGCGGGCATCTCCGACACGCGCCGCCCGCAGGATGCGCAGGATGCCTACCAGGGCCTCCTGCGCGATCCCGGCGCGCGCCTGACGACGGTTTTCGAGTGGAACACGCCGCGCGCATGATTCGTGCGCACTGTGAGCCGCGGCCCCCGCGGCGGCGGTGAAAGGACAACGGCTTCGTGACATACATCGGTGCTTGCGGCATCCTCATCGCTCTCGCCCCCGTGCTCGCGATGGCCGCGGCGGCGCCTAGCTGCAAAGCCGACGGCAAGCCGCGGAACCTCATCGGCTACAGCGAGTTCCGCACCAACCTGCCGACGCGGTTCGCCAACGCCTGCACCCGCCGCGCGTGTGTCGTGCGCGCCGACGGCACCGGTCGCCGCGAGCTGGCGGCGGAGCTGATCGGGGATGCTTACACCTGGACCGGCTTCGACGGCTGGTCGCCGGACGGGCGCCTCGCCATGGTCATCTGCGGCTGGGAGGATCCCAAGAACGCCGCGTGGGAGGAAGAGCACAAGGAGTTCCGCCTCACCGAGGGCTGGCTGGTTGACGAGTATCTCCTGGATCTGCAGACCGGCGCGCTGACCAATCTGACCGGCATCGAGCGGGTGAGCGACTACAACTCCGGCCTGTTCTTCTGGCCCGGCGATCCGAGCCGCCTCGGCTTCACCGCGATCATCAACGGCATCTCGCGCCCGTATGCGATGAACCGCGACGGCACCGGCAAGCGCGACCTCACCTCCGGCGCCGATGCGTTCACCTACGGCTTCAGCTCCTCCCCCGACGGCAAACGCATCTCCTATCACAAGGATTATCAGATCCATGTCGCGGACGCCGACGGCTCGCACGCGGTGCGCCTCGACACCGGGCAGTCGTTCAATTTCTGTCCGCAGTGGTCGCCGGACGGGGAGTGGCTGATGTTCCTCGCCGGCGAGCATTACGACTGCCATCCCTACGTCGCGCGCAGGGACGGCTCCGGGATCCGCAAGCTGGCGGATCGAGGCGGATACCGGGGCGTCGTGACGTGGGCGGATGTCGAGGACTTCCACGGCGGCAGCAGCGATGTGCCGACGTGGTCGGCGGATGGGAAGTGGGTGTACTACACGGCGCAGGTCGGCGACGCAGTGGAGTTGATGCGGGCGTCGCTGGATGGCAAGACCGAGCAGCTCACCCATTCCGAGGGGGGCGTGCTGAATTACCATCCACGGCCGTCGCCTGACGGGGAGTGGGTGCTGTTCGGGTCGAACCGCAGCGGCGTGCGGCAGCTCTACGTGGCGCGCGCGAACGGCGCGGATGCGTATCCCATCACCCACATGCGCGCGGGCTCGGGCGCGATGTGGCCGCACTGGCAGCCGGTGGGGCGCGGGGACAACATCCCGTAGGGGAGCCCGCGGCGAGCCGGGTCAGGATGGATCGCGACGCCTTTCACCCCCACCTCCCTCCTCTCCCTGTCAGGGAGAGGATACGATCTGAGCGGCGTTCCGACGATTCGAGGCCGCGGCTCATCACACCAGGGTATTCCCCTGACGCCGAAAGCCCGCTAGAATGTTCCCATGTGGCGTACGCGGTTGATTGCGGCGGCGGTCATCCTAATCCTCGGCGGCGGCGGGTACTTGGTCTGGCGGCTCACCCATCCGCCGCTGTCGGACGAAGAGCAAATCGCGCGGCTCATTGACCGCGTCGAGCAAGGCGTCGAGAAGAAGAGCCCGCGGATGATCCTCGCGAACATCGCCGACGACTACCGCGACCCCTTTGGCTTCACCAAGCGCGACATCTACCGGAGTGCTCTGAGCCTACTCCGCACCGAAGGCAGCCTCCAGGTCGTGCTCAGCGACGTCGAGATCGCGGTCAACGATGCCGACGCCGACGTTGCCGTCACGGGCGAGGTGATGCTCACCGAAGGTGGAGAGCAGTCCCAGGCATTCCGGGGCGCGCTCACCATCCACCTGCGCGAGCGCGACGGCAAGTGGCTCGTCACCTCCGCAACGGGGTGGCAGAGCGGGGTGACGAGCGAGTTCGAGTAAGTGCGCCGCGGCGCTGTCCCACACCAGAGCGATGGAGAACCATGGCTGACCAGGCAGCCGTAGATCAGTGGCTCGCGGATTTCGCCCACCGATTGCGGGAGACCTTCGGCGACCGGCTCCTATTCGTCGGCCATCATGGGAGCTGGGCGCGGGGCGAGGCCGCGACCGACAGCGACATTGACACCATGGTCATCGTCGATCGCATTGGGGATGATGACCTCGCCGCCTTCCGGGCCGTGGTGACAGCCATGCCCGAGGGCGGGCGCTCGGCAAGCGGGCTGTTCAACTCGGCGGCGGAGGTGCGCGCGCGTCCCCCTTCTGAGCTGCTGCAGTACTTCTGGGGGTGCCGACCGCTCCACGGCGGCATGGACGGCATAGTCGCGCGGCCGACCGGCAGCCAGCTTCTCGAGGACGTCCGCCGCAAGGCCTCAGATAATCTCCTCAACGCCCGGCATTACCTGCTCTACCCGCATGACCTCCGGCAGAAGGTGCACGGCCTGCGCTATCCGTTCAAGGAGTGCTTCTACGCGCTTCAGGAGTGGCTGCTGGCGGAGCGCGGAACGTTCTACGCGCGCAAGGAGGACCTGCTCGACGCGCTCGCCGACGCCGACGACCGAGCGGTCGTGGAGGTGGCGCGCGACTGGCCGCAGTCGGAAGCCGACCGCAACGCGCGGCCGGAGCACTACGTCGGGCTCCTCGAGCGCTGGAGCCGCCGCGCGCTGGAACGGCTGGGGGCTGCGGCGCGCACCGGGCCGGGAACGTGAGGCAAGAGCCCGCCCTGTCATTCTGAGCCCCGACTCGTTCGGGGCGAAGAATCTCGGTCCCGCCGAACCCATCACTGACCGAGTTCAACCTGTGCCGCGAGGAGGTCTCGGCCCGGAGTAAGCCCCCCTCGGAGCGGGCCAGGGGACGGACAGGGAACATCTGGCGGCGGCACGGAGTCTAAGAAGCTGCAAGGCCTGTCGAACCCCCATGAAAGGAGATTCGAAGATGCGTGTCTGGCTAGCTGTAATCGCAGGTGCCGTGATTCTCGCTCTCGGCGGCGCGGCGTCGGCGGAGATGGTGAAGGGCCAGGCGACCACGATCGCCCATCCCACGATGACCGTCACCGGATCCGGGACCGTCGAAGTCGCACCGGATACGCTGCGCGTCACCGCGAGCATCATCACCGAAGGCGACACTGTCGAAGCGGCCCGCGAGCGCAACGCGCAGATCGTGCGCGCGGCGATGGACGCGGTGAAGGCGCTCAATCTCGCCAACGTCATGACGAAGACGCTGGACTACACGCTCGAACGCGTGACGCAGAACGCGAGCGTGCGCCTGAAGGTTGACCCATCGAAATGGGACATCCCCTGGAAGATCACCGAGACGGATCTCGCGGATTCGAGCTTCCATATCGACGTCCCCGTGACCCTTGGGTACCGGGCCGCGAACAGCCTGACGGTGAGGATTCAGGGCGAGCGCGAGGCGCTGTCCGACGGCGCCGGCAAGATCATTGACGCGCTGATGGCGGCGGGGACGAACCAGATCACCAGCGTCGCCTACACCCTGGAGAAGGACAACAGCGCGGCGATGCGCGAGTCGCTGACGAAAGCGGTGAGGGATGCGCAGATGACTGCCGAGGCCGTCGCCGCCGCCGCGGGGCGCACCATCGTCGGCATCCGCAACATCAGCCCGAGCTACAGGTATCCGGCGATGGAGCTGCGCAACGTCCAGGCTTCCTTCCGCGGAGGGAGGTACGCAGAGCAGGCGACGCCGACGTCCGTGACGGCAGGGATGCTCGAGATGACCGCCCAGGTCAACATCAATTACGAACTCGACTTCAACCCGGGCGACACGCAGTTCCTGCCCGCGCCGCAGTAGCAATGGGCGTTGCGGCGGCGCTGCATCAGCATGGCGGCATGCCCTTGCGTCGCCCTAGCCGCTGCCGACGTGCCCTGGGACGATGCCCTTGATCCACGGCGGCGTGCGTCGCGTTCGACGTCGGCACACCCGCTCGCTGCGCGCCGGCGCGACGCACGCCAACGCCTTGGGCAGGACGCTGATATCCGCCGGCGTGCAGCCGGCCGCGTCACCGTCAACTTGCAGCAGCAACGGCGGGTCGCATTCGACGCGCAGCGACCGCGCGCGCGTGTGATACACGCCTGGATAACCCTCCGGCCTGCTGCGCAGGATTGCCAGCAGTTGCCCCGCGGTCTGCGCCGGTGAACTGCTCTGGAACAGCCACAGGTCGAGCCAGCCGTCATCCATGCTCGCGCCGGGCGCGAGATGCCAGGAGTACGCGTACCGGCTCGCATTCGCCACCACCACGAGCCACGCCCGGGTCTCGAAGCTCAGCCGCTCGGTGGTGACGCGGAACCAGCTCGGCGAGTACTCGCGAAGCAGGCGCAGGCAGCGGGTCAGATATGCGCACAGGCCGACCGGGCTCTTCTTATTCAGCGCCGGCACGACCTGCTGCACGATCGCCGCGTCGAAGCCCATGCCCGCCATGAGCGAGAACGGCCGTCCGTTCGCGATCCCCAGATCAATCCGCCGCACGCCGCCGCCGATCGCCGCATCCGCCGCCGCGTCGAGGCTCAACGGCACGCCGAGCTGCCGCGCGAGGACGTTGAGCGTCCCCACCGGCACGACCGCCAGGGGGAACTCGGTGCCCATCAGCGCGGGCAGGGCCGCGTTGATCGTGCCGTCGCCGCCGGCAACGATGACCCGCGTTCGCTCGGGCGACTCGCCGCGCAGCGCCTCGCGCAGGGCATCGGCCACATCGCTCGGCCGCGGGGCCGGAACCCGGCGCACCTCGACGCCCGCGCTCCGCAGGCGCCGCTCCACGCGCGCCAGGTCGGACGCTCTGCGAACGCCGCCGGCGTACGGGTTCGCGACCAGCAGGCAGGTGGTGGCGGTGCCCTCAACGGCTCTCGCTTTCCGGGCGAGGACCGGAGAGGGTGCCGCCCATCGCGTGCCGCGGAACCCNNNNNNNNNNNNNNNNNNNNNNNNNNNNNNNNNNNNNNNNNNNNNNNNNNNNNNNNNNNNNNNNNNNNNNNNNNNNNNNNNNNNNNNNNNNNNNNNNNNNGGGCCAGGATCCGCTGCTGGTCCGGCCCCGGCAACGGCTCGCGGAGTCTCGCTACCGCCCACTTTCTCGACCACTCGCGAGGCCAATCCGTCAGAGTATCGGCTTCAATCGGTTCCCTTGGTTCTGCAACTGCGGGAACCATCGGATCGACCATCACCTTCACGTCCTTGATCTCGATGCGACTAGCGTCGATCCCTCGGGGGCTTTGGCTAAACTCGAGCGAAAACAGCCTCCCGTGAACAAGCCAGAAGTCCACGCGTAGCCCCTTGGGCTTATCCGCAGCGACGAACGACATGCGCGCAAGCCTCACCTCCGGCACGGCGTTTGGGAACAGCGGCACGTTCTCGCGGGTCGGTTTTCCGCGCTCCATGTGATATAGGCGCACCTCTTTGTCGCCGGCATCCCGCTGCACCAGGTTGACCTGTCTGATCTGCTCGGCGAGCACCACCTGTGCTTCCGGGGACAGATGAGCGGCAAGCGCATCGAGCAGCGTCTTCTCCAACGGCTTGAGAGGCGGCTCCCGCCGCCTTCTCAGGAAACGCATGTGCTCTGTCTCCTCTCACGGGCAATTGTTCACAAGCCACCCGGTGCCGCCATAACCAGCCCCGATTCCTACGCCCTTGATCGCATTGGTGAAACTAGGGACAGCCACCTATTTCGCGCTGTGTGATGTATGCCGCGCAACTGTGAATGTCGGTGAGCGCGGAGGGCGGAGAAGCGAAAACGGCCCGCAGGCGCGAAGAGCGCGCGGGCCGGCAGGTGGGCCGACAATTCCTCGCCCGCAGAATGAGCCTGCGGCGATGTGACTGCGGCCTCTCGGCGGCAGGGTCTCACGTGCGGTATTCCCTCGCGGTCAGCGTACCATCACGGCTGAACCGCGGACATGATAGCCACAGGTGACACGAGTGTCAACGCCCGGGGCGGCTGCTGGAGCGCGGGGCATCGGTCCGAACCGCTGGCTAGCCTGCTGAGGTAGGGTGAGGTAGGGGCGCAGTGCGTAGGCCCTCCGGGCCGGTGTGGCGGCGAAGCCTGGCCACGTGCTGTGCCCTTACAGTGAGTGGCTGGCTGGCGATGATAGCGTGCGTTGTAGGGCGGCGTCACGCTCAGCCGGGCCGCTGACGCGGCCCGCGCAAAAGCGGCGTTCAACAGGCTGTTGCGTGACTGCTTCGATGGGACCGAGATTCTTCGCTTTGCGCCTTGCTCAGGCTCGGCGCTGCGCTCTGAATGACACTTCCCAGGCCGGTGAAGCGCGAACCAGCGAATTATGCAACAACCTCTCAAGCGCCGCACTCCATAGGGGCGAGGCGCGTGCCCACGTGTTGTTGCCGTTGGCGCAATCCGTTACATCCGCGCCAATCCGTGGATTGGACTCTCAGCGTTCTCTGCGTCCTCTGCGGTCGGCGCGTCGAAGTCCGTTTGTGTGAGGTCGGATCCCCATCTGCGGCTTCAGCTCAGGGCATTGTCCGGTCGCACCAGATGGCCCGCCGAAAGGCGGGCGCCGCGGCCCGGCGAATATACCGCGAGACTTTCGTCAATGAGGTGACGAGCAGCCATGTCCTACGAACGCGGTAGGCACGCGATTGACCTGCAGATGCCCGACCGCATCCCGCATACCGAGTACCTAACCCACCGCCAGTTCATCATGAAGATCACGGGCTTCGATCCCGAGGACTCGGAGCAGGCCGGCAAGGTCGGGCCGGCGCTCGCCAAAGCGCTGGACTACGATTTCATCTGGTCAACCTACTCGCGCGATTGGGGCACGCCGCGCACCGATATGGGCCGCGCGAAGTACTATGAGACGGAGACGCCGTGGCGCTCCTCCTATCCCTTCCAGACCGAAGAGGAGGTGCTATCATTCGACCCGCTGGCGGCCGCGAAGATCCCGTCCATGGACGAACTGACGGCGGACGTGCGCCGGTACTACGAGGGCGGCCTGGCGGCGTATCCCGAGGCGGTGTTCCCGGGCGGGTTCTACAACACGGTGTTCACGTGGAATATCCTGACCTTCGGGTGGGAGCTGTTCATGACGGCGGCGATGGACGATCCCGATCGCTTCGAGCGGGTCCTCGATGGGTTCACCGAGATCAGCGCGATGGTCATCGAGGCGCACATCCGGGCGGAGGTGCCGATCTTCCTCTGTCATGACGACATCGTGTGGGCGGCAGGGCCGTCGTTTTCGCCGGCGTGGATGCGGCGGTACGTCTTCCCGCGGATAAAGCGACTGTGGCAGCCGCTGCGCGAGGCGGGGATCAAGCTGCTGTTCTGCTCCGATGGGAACTTCGATGCGTTCGTGGACGACCTCGCGGAGGCCGGCGCGGAGGGATTCATCTTCGAGCCGCTGACCGACCTGCGCTACATCGTCGAGCGGTACGGCAAGACCCACGTCATCATCGGCAACATTGATTCGCGGATACTGCAGACCAAAGGCCCGGAGGAGATTCGCGCGGAGGTCAGACGCTGCGCGGACCTCGGGCGCGACTGCCCGGGGTACTTCTTCGCCGTCGGCAACCACATCCCGTACACCGTGCCGATCCCGAGCATCGAGTGCTACCTCGAGGCGATCCAGGAGTACGGGCGGAGGTAGTCGGGCAGGCGCCACCCCAGCAGGCGTGACCACGCACCGCGCGCCGGCGAAGCGGCGCGAAGGTGATTGCCGAGCAGACACCGAAACGACGCGTGTTTGAGGGGTGGTCGGCACGCGAGGACGCGTGCCCGACCATGGTGGTGCAACCTCCCCCGGCTGCGGGGGTGGGCGGCAAGCGAGCCTCCTTCGCCAAGGCTTCGGAGCCCAGGGGACGCTTTGCCCCACTACTATCGGTTTGGAGAGGAGGCATTCATGAGCCTGAGCCTGCGACTGCGCTTGAGCGGGATGATGCTGCTGCAGTACGTGATCTGGGGGGCATGGGCGCCGGTGCTGTCCGCGTACCTGCAGAAGACACTCCACTTCAGCGGGGTGCAGACGGGCGCGATCTACGCGCTGCTGCCTCTGGCATGTATCATCTCGCCGTTCTTTGGCGGGCAGATCGCCGACCGCTGGGTGTCCACTCAGCGGTTCCTGGGCATCGCCCATCTGCTGGGCGCGCTGGCTTTGCTCCTGCTTGCCCGGCAGACCGGCTTCTCGTCGTTCGTGGTGTGGATGCTCGTCTATTCCCTGCTCTACGCGCCCACGCTGCCTCTGACCAACAGCCTCACCTTCCATCACCTGCGCAATGCCGAACGGGACTTCGGCAGCATCCGAGTGCTCGGCACGATCGGGTGGATCCTGGCGGGCTGGGGGCTGACGTACTGGCGCTCGGCGCCGTCGCTGACGGTAGCGGGGGCGAGCGACTCACTGCTGCTGGCGGCCGGGGCCTCGCTGCTGCTCGGCCTCTTCTGCTTCGCTTTGCCTCACACGCCGCCGAGCAAGTCGGAGAATCCCTGGGCGTTCCTCGCGGCACTGAAGCTGCTGCGTAACCGCAACTTCGCCATCTTCATGGTGATCTCGTTCGTCGTGGTGACCGAGCTGCAGTTCTACTATGTCCTCACCGCCCCATTCCTGGAGTACATCGGGATCTCGTCGAGCCGGCTGCCCGCGGTGATGACCATTGCTCAGCTCGCGGAGATCATCGCCATGGCCGCGCTGCTGCCGATTCTCCTGCCGCGCCTGGGGGTGCGCACGTGCCTGGCGATCGGCGTGATCGCGTGGCCGATCCGTTACGCGATTTTCGCGATCGGCCAGCCGGTCTGGCTGGTGGTGGCATCACTGGCGATGCACGGGCTGGGCTATACCTTCTTCTTCGTCGTCGGCCAGGTGTACGTCAACGCGGTGGCTGCCCAGGATATCCGTGCCTCAGCACAGAGCCTGCTGACGCTGATCACCCTGGGTCTGGGGAACTACCTGGGCGCCTACTTTGCGGGCTGGGTGCAGGATTACTTCACTACGCAAACTGCAGCCGGGGCGGTCGTCAACTACACCGGGGTGTTCCTCGTGCCCTGCGCCTTGACCGTGACCTGCGCCCTGGCCTTCCTGATCTTCTTTAAGGAGGGTCGGAGTACACAGCAGGCGGAGGGCGCACCGGCGGAGTCAGCGGCGGGGGACGCCGCAGCCAGCCAGGAGTGAGGATCGGGAGAGAGTCGCGCAGGTCGATGCCGAAGGAATTCACCGACGACGAGTTGATTGCGAGTCACAGGCCTGACTTCGCGCGTTTCGTGGCGGTTTTGCGGCGCGAGGAGCCGGATCGCGTGCCGCTCGGCGAGTTCCTTATGGACCCTCCGGTGAAGCAGGCCTTTCTCGGCCGCCCGGTCGGGAATTCCCTCATCGGCGGGGATGACTACGACGTTGCGGCGGACGTCGAGTTCTGGGCGAGCGCGGGATACGATTACATCCACCTCGCGCCGTGGTATCTCCATCTGTTCACCGGCGGCTGGAATGTCAAGGCGGCGCAATACAGCGTCTATGACTCGGGCGATGTCGAGCGCTCGTGGATGGAGGAACACACGAGCGTCATCGCGTCGCGGGAGGATTTCGAGCGCTACCCCTGGCCGTCGCTCGATGACGTTCTTTACGACCACATCGTGCGCGCGGGCGAGTTGCTGCCGCGGGGCATGGGTCTCACCAGCGGGACGTGGGGGATCTTCGAGACGACGCGCCAACTGATGGGATTCGAGGGGTTCTGCTTCGCGCTTGCGGATGACCCCGGGCTCGCGCGCGCGGTGCTCGACCGGGTCGGCGAGTCCCTGCTCGAAGTCTTCAAGCGCGCTGCGGAATTGCCGAAGGTCGGCGCGCTGTGGCTGGCGGACGACCTGGCGCATCGCAGCGGGCCGTTCGTTTCACCCACGGTCTATCGCGAGTGGCTGTTCCCCTGGTTCCGCAAGTACGGCGAGGTCGCGGCATCCCACGGCTTGCCGCTGATCTACCACTGTGATGGCGATATCTGGGAGTTCATGCCCGATCTCGCCGACGCGGGCATCACCGCGCTGCAGCCGATTGAGCCGCAGGCGATGGACATTGCCGCGGTCAAGCGTGACTGGGGCGGCGCGTTCGCGCTTATCGGCAACATTGACCTCGGCTACACCCTGACGCGCGGCACGCCGGCGGAGGTCGAGGCGGAAGTGCGCGAGAGAATCCGAACCGTCGCTCCCGGCGGCGGCTATGCGGTGGGCAGCAGCAATTCCGTCACGAGCTACGTGCCGCTTGAGAACTATCGCACGATGATCGCGGCGACGCTGCGGTGGGGGAAGTACCCGATCCAGGCCTAGAGCGCGAGAGCCATGGCGCCCGCCCGGCCTCGCCGGGGAACCGGGCGCGAGTTCTCCTGAAGTCTTGGGCGTCGCCGTTGATCGGAGGGCACGCCCAAGGAGCCACTGCAGTTCGTCGAACCCGACCATGCCGCATCGAGGAGGGTATCTCGTGACGGTCCGGCTCGCCGTTCTTGTGCTGTCCTTCGCGTTCGGCTTGACCGCAGCCGCCCCAAGTCACGGCAATGACGCCGCGCCCGTCCCGCTCGGCCGCTTCGCTCAGCCGTCCCTGACCGGCGTCGGCCATCTGTGCAATCTCGACCACAACGTGATCGTGGAGCGCGGGTTCAAGCTGCTGTACCTTGCGCCTGAGCGCCACGGCGAGCGTTTCGGCAAGCCCACATTTGCCGGGTTCGTCAGCCTGCTGCTCAACGGCCGCATCCAGGCGCACACGCTGGTCAATCCCGATGCCATGGGTGAAGGCACGCGAACTCTCCTGGCGGCGCCGACACTGGGCAGGTATGCCAAGGACTACTGCGGCGGATTCGGCCAAGCGACGGTTGTATGCGAGGACGCGATCGGCAATCCGGTCGTCCGCTTCAGTGCGGAATGCGAAGCGGCCGACAAGCCGGTGATCGCGGAGTGGCTTGTAACCGGTTGGGAATGGGCGGGCCAGCCGGTGCCCGCGCACTGGGAATGGTGGGGGTCCGACGGGCGAACCGTGCTTCGCCAGGATCGCCGGGGACGCCTCCGCCTGCCCGTGGGCGACGGATTCCTGCTCGCATGGAACGAGGGGCAGCCTTACACGCTCGCGCTGCTGCCTGCAAGTCGTCCGACCGAGGTGCGGGTGGGCGCGCGCGGCGTCACTTTGCGTTTCGCCGAAAGCCGAGTTCCGGCCGGAGCCAAGGCCGCCCTGCCCGATCTGTACGCCGCCGCTCTCGGCGCACATGCGCCCGACTCCGTGCTGAGAATCCTGCCGTTGCTCGCCTGCCCGGCGGATGAACTGGTCACCGAAGTGGCGTCCGCGGGCGATGTGCCGTTCGTTCGCTTTCGATGGTCGCGGCGCGACTCGACGGCCCCGCTTCCGATCCCGCCGCCGTTCTCCGCGGTGATTCTCAACCATCCCAGGCGGAAGGCTCTGCGCCTCACGTCCCACGACACGGTTTTCGGCCCGGTCGCCCTGGCGCAGGCAAGATCAGTCGCGATGGCCCTCGATATTCCGCCGAACCTCGAACGACTGACCGAGGATTTCCCGCCCGTGCCCGCGGACGACAAGGCCGCCATCGAGGTCGACGTCAAAGCGCTCCTCGCCCACGAGAACGACGACGGCACTTTCACGTTCTCCCTGGAGCGCCCGTTCTATGATGGTCAAACAGCGGGGGTGCTCATTCAGCTGGCGCCGCTGCTCGACGAACCACTGCGGGGGCAAGTCGTTCTAGCAGTGCGCAAGACGCTCGACTACTGGTGGGGGCGGCTGACGACCGACGAACGCACCGGGGTCGTCGTCTTTCCGGAGCCGGTCATGCCTTCGGCGGTCGTGGATTACCCCGAGATCTCCTCGACGGTGCTTTATCCGACTGCCGCGTATGCCGCGTTGGTTGACCCGGACTACGCAGCGGAAATCTGGCCGAAGGCCGCGAGCCTTGCTGCCACCGTGGGACGCGCGTACGACATCACCGGTTCGGCGTGGGCGCACGCCGGGCCGGAGTACGTGCACGTTCTCACGGAGTCAACCGTAGGCGGGTATCTCGCATATGCGTGCCTGTATCATCTGGCACGCCTTGCGGGGGAGCCGGAGGCCG
Proteins encoded in this region:
- a CDS encoding diacylglycerol kinase family lipid kinase — translated: GFRGTRWAAPSPVLARKARAVEGTATTCLLVANPYAGGVRRASDLARVERRLRSAGVEVRRVPAPRPSDVADALREALRGESPERTRVIVAGGDGTINAALPALMGTEFPLAVVPVGTLNVLARQLGVPLSLDAAADAAIGGGVRRIDLGIANGRPFSLMAGMGFDAAIVQQVVPALNKKSPVGLCAYLTRCLRLLREYSPSWFRVTTERLSFETRAWLVVVANASRYAYSWHLAPGASMDDGWLDLWLFQSSSPAQTAGQLLAILRSRPEGYPGVYHTRARSLRVECDPPLLLQVDGDAAGCTPADISVLPKALACVAPARSERVCRRRTRRTPPWIKGIVPGHVGSG
- a CDS encoding MFS transporter, producing the protein MSLSLRLRLSGMMLLQYVIWGAWAPVLSAYLQKTLHFSGVQTGAIYALLPLACIISPFFGGQIADRWVSTQRFLGIAHLLGALALLLLARQTGFSSFVVWMLVYSLLYAPTLPLTNSLTFHHLRNAERDFGSIRVLGTIGWILAGWGLTYWRSAPSLTVAGASDSLLLAAGASLLLGLFCFALPHTPPSKSENPWAFLAALKLLRNRNFAIFMVISFVVVTELQFYYVLTAPFLEYIGISSSRLPAVMTIAQLAEIIAMAALLPILLPRLGVRTCLAIGVIAWPIRYAIFAIGQPVWLVVASLAMHGLGYTFFFVVGQVYVNAVAAQDIRASAQSLLTLITLGLGNYLGAYFAGWVQDYFTTQTAAGAVVNYTGVFLVPCALTVTCALAFLIFFKEGRSTQQAEGAPAESAAGDAAASQE